The Pithys albifrons albifrons isolate INPA30051 chromosome 23, PitAlb_v1, whole genome shotgun sequence genome contains a region encoding:
- the SIAE gene encoding sialate O-acetylesterase isoform X1, with amino-acid sequence MAAWALLAQLALAPAVAGGLLSFASYYGDHMVLQKEPAGAVVWGHGQPGAVVTMALLGTGGLVVMKKTAQVKGPSGTWTTVLDPMDEGGPYTLTAEQGLENVTLQDIYFGDVWLCSGQSNMAMTVLQVANASQELSAAARYPYVRVFAVAPARSDTELEDLERIDLPWSIPTAENLGHGNFTYFSAVCWLLGRSLYEALGYPVGLVEAAWGGTPIEAWSSHRALRTCGLPEDTGSTSAHQHQSGPQTPSVLWNAMIHPLLNMTLRGIAWYQGEANAFLHTDWYNCTFPALIADWRQAFHTGSAGQTEPVLPFGFVQLSTYHRQSPDDSFARLRWHQTADLGVVPNTRMPGTFMAVAMDLGDEHSPYGSIHPRDKQNVAHRLLLGARAVAYGDKDLVFQGPYPTRAVLEVTRGLLNITYSQELVCRQRDMRSFEVCCFSQVSPCQWLPAPVVAVGSRTVTLALGGCGMLVLGLRYAWAEWPCEYQSCPLYNPQGLPAPPFLLDTLPTGHTTGGRELLLMPSSGFSWGI; translated from the exons ATGGCGGCGTGGgcgctgctggcacagctggctctggcCCCGGCAGTGGCAG GGGGATTGCTCAGCTTTGCCTCCTACTACGGTGACCACATGGTGCTGCAGAAGGAGCCGGCGGGGGCCGTGGTGTGGGGCCATGGACAGCCAGGGGCCGTGGTGACCATGGCTCTCCTGGGGACTGGTGGCCTCGTCgtgatgaagaaaacagcacaggTTAAAG GACCTTCTGGGACATGGACAACTGTCCTGGATCCGATGGATGAGGGTGGTCCCTACACACTGACAGCCGAGCAGGGCTTGGAgaatgtgacactgcaggatATCTACTTTGGGGATGTGTGGCTTTGCAGTGGGCAGAGCAACATGGCAATGACGGTCCTGCAG GTGGCCAATGCCAGCCAGGAACTTTCTGCTGCCGCTCGCTATCCCTATGTCCGTGTCTTTGCCGTGGCACCTGCCCGCTCCGACACTGAGCTGGAGGACCTGGAGCGAATTGACTTGCCATGGTCCATCCCAACGGCTG AAAACCTGGGCCACGGGAATTTCACCTACTTCTCGGCTGTGTGCTGGCTCTTGGGGCGTTCCCTGTATGAGGCTCTGGGGTACCCTGTTGGGCTGGTGGAGGCAGCCTGGGGTGGGACCCCCATCGAGGCCTGGTCCTCCCACCGGGCTCTGCGGACATGTGGGCTCCcggaggacacaggcag CACCTCTGCACACCAGCATCAATCCGGCCCACAAACGCCATCCGTGCTCTGGAATGCCATGATCCACCCACTGCTCAACATGACCCTGCGGGGCATTGCTTGGTACCAGG GTGAGGCCAATGCCTTCCTGCACACAGACTGGTACAACTGCACCTTCCCTGCGCTCATCGCCGACTGGCGCCAGGCTTTCCATACCGGATCGGCCGGACAGACGGAGCCAGTCCTCCCCTTCGGCTTCGTGCAG CTGTCCACCTACCACCGCCAGAGCCCCGACGACAGCTTTGCCCGGCTCCGCTGGCACCAAACAGCTGACCTGGGGGTTGTTCCCAACACCAGGATGCCTGGCACCTTCATGGCTGTTGCCATGGATCTGGGTGATGAGCATTCCCCATATGGCAG CATCCACCCCCGGGACAAGCAGAATGTGGCCCACCGGCTGCTGCTGGGCGCCAGGGCTGTGGCATACGGAGACAAAGACCTGGTTTTCCAGGGGCCATATCCCACTCGGGCTGTCCTGGAGGTGACCAGGGGGCTGCTGAACATCACCTACAGCCAGGAGCTTGTCTGCCGTCAGAGGGACATGCGGTCATTCGAG GTGTGCTGCTTCAGCCAGGTGTCCCCCTGCCAGTGGCTGCCGGCCCCGGTGGTGGCAGTGGGGTCCCGCACGGTAACGCTGGCCCTGGGTGGCTGTGGGATGCTGGTGCTGGGCCTGCGCTACGCCTGGGCTGAGTGGCCCTGTGAGTACCAGTCCTGCCCCCTCTACAACCCCCAGGGGCTGCCTGCACCCCCCTTCCTGCTGGACACCCTCCCCACAGGGCACACCactggagggagggagctgcTTCTCATGCCCAGTTCTGGGTTTTCCTGGGGGATTtag
- the SIAE gene encoding sialate O-acetylesterase isoform X2 → MAAWALLAQLALAPAVAGGLLSFASYYGDHMVLQKEPAGAVVWGHGQPGAVVTMALLGTGGLVVMKKTAQVKGPSGTWTTVLDPMDEGGPYTLTAEQGLENVTLQDIYFGDVWLCSGQSNMAMTVLQVANASQELSAAARYPYVRVFAVAPARSDTELEDLERIDLPWSIPTAENLGHGNFTYFSAVCWLLGRSLYEALGYPVGLVEAAWGGTPIEAWSSHRALRTCGLPEDTGSTSAHQHQSGPQTPSVLWNAMIHPLLNMTLRGIAWYQDWYNCTFPALIADWRQAFHTGSAGQTEPVLPFGFVQLSTYHRQSPDDSFARLRWHQTADLGVVPNTRMPGTFMAVAMDLGDEHSPYGSIHPRDKQNVAHRLLLGARAVAYGDKDLVFQGPYPTRAVLEVTRGLLNITYSQELVCRQRDMRSFEVCCFSQVSPCQWLPAPVVAVGSRTVTLALGGCGMLVLGLRYAWAEWPCEYQSCPLYNPQGLPAPPFLLDTLPTGHTTGGRELLLMPSSGFSWGI, encoded by the exons ATGGCGGCGTGGgcgctgctggcacagctggctctggcCCCGGCAGTGGCAG GGGGATTGCTCAGCTTTGCCTCCTACTACGGTGACCACATGGTGCTGCAGAAGGAGCCGGCGGGGGCCGTGGTGTGGGGCCATGGACAGCCAGGGGCCGTGGTGACCATGGCTCTCCTGGGGACTGGTGGCCTCGTCgtgatgaagaaaacagcacaggTTAAAG GACCTTCTGGGACATGGACAACTGTCCTGGATCCGATGGATGAGGGTGGTCCCTACACACTGACAGCCGAGCAGGGCTTGGAgaatgtgacactgcaggatATCTACTTTGGGGATGTGTGGCTTTGCAGTGGGCAGAGCAACATGGCAATGACGGTCCTGCAG GTGGCCAATGCCAGCCAGGAACTTTCTGCTGCCGCTCGCTATCCCTATGTCCGTGTCTTTGCCGTGGCACCTGCCCGCTCCGACACTGAGCTGGAGGACCTGGAGCGAATTGACTTGCCATGGTCCATCCCAACGGCTG AAAACCTGGGCCACGGGAATTTCACCTACTTCTCGGCTGTGTGCTGGCTCTTGGGGCGTTCCCTGTATGAGGCTCTGGGGTACCCTGTTGGGCTGGTGGAGGCAGCCTGGGGTGGGACCCCCATCGAGGCCTGGTCCTCCCACCGGGCTCTGCGGACATGTGGGCTCCcggaggacacaggcag CACCTCTGCACACCAGCATCAATCCGGCCCACAAACGCCATCCGTGCTCTGGAATGCCATGATCCACCCACTGCTCAACATGACCCTGCGGGGCATTGCTTGGTACCAGG ACTGGTACAACTGCACCTTCCCTGCGCTCATCGCCGACTGGCGCCAGGCTTTCCATACCGGATCGGCCGGACAGACGGAGCCAGTCCTCCCCTTCGGCTTCGTGCAG CTGTCCACCTACCACCGCCAGAGCCCCGACGACAGCTTTGCCCGGCTCCGCTGGCACCAAACAGCTGACCTGGGGGTTGTTCCCAACACCAGGATGCCTGGCACCTTCATGGCTGTTGCCATGGATCTGGGTGATGAGCATTCCCCATATGGCAG CATCCACCCCCGGGACAAGCAGAATGTGGCCCACCGGCTGCTGCTGGGCGCCAGGGCTGTGGCATACGGAGACAAAGACCTGGTTTTCCAGGGGCCATATCCCACTCGGGCTGTCCTGGAGGTGACCAGGGGGCTGCTGAACATCACCTACAGCCAGGAGCTTGTCTGCCGTCAGAGGGACATGCGGTCATTCGAG GTGTGCTGCTTCAGCCAGGTGTCCCCCTGCCAGTGGCTGCCGGCCCCGGTGGTGGCAGTGGGGTCCCGCACGGTAACGCTGGCCCTGGGTGGCTGTGGGATGCTGGTGCTGGGCCTGCGCTACGCCTGGGCTGAGTGGCCCTGTGAGTACCAGTCCTGCCCCCTCTACAACCCCCAGGGGCTGCCTGCACCCCCCTTCCTGCTGGACACCCTCCCCACAGGGCACACCactggagggagggagctgcTTCTCATGCCCAGTTCTGGGTTTTCCTGGGGGATTtag
- the LOC139682093 gene encoding LOW QUALITY PROTEIN: sperm surface protein Sp17-like (The sequence of the model RefSeq protein was modified relative to this genomic sequence to represent the inferred CDS: deleted 1 base in 1 codon), which translates to MAISFSATNVRVPAGFQNLLEGLAREVLREQPTDVVAFAAQHFQRLLEQREAGAADPVAWGALLEDDRRTWPPSQELKEAKDTGAASGSAQLATCAGRAAGEARSCRSPSPAAGRPPPSAMDCCNEGACTKLDEDILDIPLDDPDANAAAAKIQASFRGHMTRKKIKGGEIDRKTKDAECANSTRGGDLRNGD; encoded by the exons ATGGCCATCTCCTTCTCCGCCACGAACGTGAGGGTGCCCGCCGGCTTCCAGAACCTGCTGGAGGGGCTGGCGCGGGAGGTGCTGCGAGAGCAGCCCACTGATGTGGTGGCCTTTGCAGCTCAGCACTTCCAAAGGCTGttggagcagagagagg CTGGCGCCGCAGACCCAGTGGCGTGGGGAGCCCTGCTGGAGGATGACCGTCGCACCTGGCCCCCTTCCCAG gagctgaaggaggcCAAGGACACGGGGGCA GCAAGCGGCTCCGCTCAACTTGCCACCTGCGCCGGGAGAGCTGCCGGGGAAGCGAGATCCTGCCGGAGCCCCTCGCCCGCCGCTGGCCGCCCACCT CCCTCCGCCATGGACTGCTGCAAT GAGGGAGCCTGCACAAAGCTGGACGAGGACATCCTGGACATCCCTTTGGACGATCCCGATGCCAACGCGGCGGCCGCCAAGATCCAGGCTAGTTTCCGTGGCCATATGACCCGCAAGAAGATCAAAGGGGGTGAAATCGATCGGAAAACCAAGGACGCCGAGTGCGCCAACAGCACCCGCGGCGGCGACCTCCGCAACGGCGACTAG